In Streptomyces sp. NBC_00344, the genomic window GAAGGCCAGTTCCGCAGGACCCCCGTTCCGCCGGTCACTCGGGGCGACCGGCGGACCGTCCTGCTCACCCGTGACGGGGTCCGTATCGAGGCGCTGTACGAGCCGTGCACGGCCGGCCCTTCGGACACCGCGATCGTGCTGGCGCACGGCTTCACCGGGGCGGTCGACAGGCCCGCGGTACGGCGGGCGGCCGGTGTTTTCGCGCACCGTGCGGCCGTGATCACCTTCTCGTTCCGGGGGCACGGGCGGTCGGGCGGGCGCTCGACGGTCGGCAACAGCGAAGTGTTCGATCTGGAGGCGGCGGTCGCGTGGGCTCGTGCGCTCGGTCACAGCAGAGTGGTCACGGTGGGTTTCTCGATGGGCGGCTCCGTGGTGCTGCGCCAGGCGGCGCTCTGCGCTTCGGAAGCCTCCGCGTACGAGGGGCGCACGGACGCGCGCGTTGACGCGGTGGCCGCGGTGAGCGCCCCCGCGCGCTGGTACTACCGGGGGACGGCCCCCATGCGCCGACTGCACTGGGTGGTCACCCGGCCGTTGGGGCGACTGGTGGGCCGGGTCGGTTTCGGCACCCGTATACACACCGAGGACTGGGACCCGGTCCCGCTCTCGCCGGTGGAAGCGGTGCCGATGATCGCGCCCATCCCGCTGCTGATCGTGCACGGGGACCGGGATCCGTACTTCCCGCTCGACCACCCCCGGATGCTGGCCGGTGCGTCCGGTGGCGCGGCGGAACTGTGGATCGAACCGGGGATGGGGCATGCGGAGAACGCGGCCGGTCCCGGGCTGCTGGAACGTGTGGCGGACTGGCTGACGTCGCGGTAGCGCGACACGGACGGGCGGAACCGGTCCCGCAAACGGGCGGGCTCCGCGCACACCACCGGCCGGCAACCGGCATCATGGACCCGCGCGACGCGAACCGAAGAGGAGTACCACCCATGGCTGCGGGAACCATCCGCTACTGGGCCGCCGCCAAGGCCGCGGCAGGCACCGCCGAAGAGCCCTACACCGCCGACACCCTCGCGGATGCCCTCGGCGCGGCCCGCGAGCGGCACCCGGGCGAGCTGGTGCAGGTGCTGCGGCGATGCTCGTTCCTCGTCGACGGCGATCCCGTCGGAACCCGCGGTCATGAGACGGTACGGCTTGCCGAGGGCGGCACGGTCGAGGTGCTCCCGCCGTTTGCAGGAGGGTGACCCAGCATGACTGATCAGCAATATCCCTACGGGCGGTACGACCAGTACGGGCAGCAGCAGCCCCAGCCGCCCTACCAGGAGCCGTACGCGCAGGATCCGCATGCGCACGACCCGTACACCCAGACCTGGGACGGGCAGACGTGGGACACCCAGTACCAGCCGGTCCAGCAGTCCGCGCAGCATCCGCGGCAGGCCGGGGGGCACCAGCAGCAGGCCGCGGGGCATCCGCAGGAGCAGCACGCGCAGCAGTACCCTCCGCCGCAGGAGCCCGGCGGCTACCCGCCGCAGCACTCCCAGCAGTCCCAGCCCCAGCAGCCTTTCGCCTCCGGGCACCCGCAGCAGTCCCAGCAGTCCCAGCCCCAGCAGCCTTTCGCCTCCGGGCACCCGCAGCAGTACCCGCAGTCGCAGCAGCCCCAGCAGTACCCCCAGCAGCCGGTGGCCGCTGATCCCGCCTACCTGCCGCCGCAGTCCCATCCCCTGCCGCCGGAGACCCCTGCCGCCGCGCCGGCCGCCGCCCCGGCGGCCGGATACGAGTCGCCGGCCGCCGAGGGGCCTGCCTACAGCGCGCCGAGCACGGCGGGCAATGCGCGGATCACGGACGCCCAGCGGGCCCGCGCCGAGGGGCGGTCGCCGATCATCGCGCCCGGGATGCAGCCCGCGGGGCTGACCGCGGGGCTGGCGCTGCTGATCGCTCTGACCGCGTTCGGCGGGCGGTACGCGGTGCTGGTGCCGCTGCTGGTGCTCCAGGCGCTCACCGCCGCCGGATGGTTCCGGCTGAACGGGATGTGGCCCGCCCGCCAGGGCATCGCACTCGCCTTCGCAGGTGGTGTCGTCGCGGACGCCGCGCTGCTCGTCGCGGGCGCCGGACACGGGCCCGCCGCCATCATCGGCACCCTCGGCGTCTGGGTGCTGCTGACCCTCGTACTGCAACTGCGCAGCCACGCGCCGGGCGACGAGCGGATGGCCGGGCTGCTGGCCACCATCGCCTCCTCCGCGCTCGCCGTCATGGCGACCGGAACGCTGGCCGCCTCGATGGACGCGGTGACGGTAGGCGGGATCGCCGTGGCGGTCGCCGTGATCGCCCGCGCGCTGCCGCTGCCGGGCCCCGCGTCGGTGCTCGTCGCGCTGCTGGCCGGGGCGGGCGCGGGCATCGCGGCGGGCGGTATGACCGGCCTGGGGGCGCAGGGGGCACTGCTCGGCTTCGCCGCGGGCGGCTGCGCGCTGATCGGGCTGCGGGTCGCCAGCTACGACTACCCGTCCCGATTCGTCCATATGACGGCCGGAGTGGCCCTGCCGCTCACCGCGGCGGCGCCCGCGATCTATCTGATCGGACGGGTCGTCGGCTGACCCGGCGGTTAGGCTCGCGTTCGGTGCCACCGGCACGCATCAAGGGACACGGGCACGACCAGGGTGGGGACTACCGGCCATGCGCGCACTGCGGACACTGCTCATCATCGTCGTCATTCTCGGCGGTCTCTTCGTCGGCGCCGACCGCATCGCGGTGCATGTCGCGGAGAACGAGGCGGCCGACCGGATACGCAGCAGTGAGGGGCTCACCGCATCGCCGGACGTCGACATCAAGGGGTTCCCCTTCCTGACCCAGGTCCTCGGCAAGAAGCTGGACCGGGTCGACATCACGATGAACGGGGTCGAGGCGAGCGCGCAGGGCCGGAAGGTCCGGATCACCCGGGTGCGGGCCGAACTCCACGACGTG contains:
- a CDS encoding alpha/beta hydrolase is translated as MSSVPEGQFRRTPVPPVTRGDRRTVLLTRDGVRIEALYEPCTAGPSDTAIVLAHGFTGAVDRPAVRRAAGVFAHRAAVITFSFRGHGRSGGRSTVGNSEVFDLEAAVAWARALGHSRVVTVGFSMGGSVVLRQAALCASEASAYEGRTDARVDAVAAVSAPARWYYRGTAPMRRLHWVVTRPLGRLVGRVGFGTRIHTEDWDPVPLSPVEAVPMIAPIPLLIVHGDRDPYFPLDHPRMLAGASGGAAELWIEPGMGHAENAAGPGLLERVADWLTSR
- a CDS encoding MoaD/ThiS family protein: MAAGTIRYWAAAKAAAGTAEEPYTADTLADALGAARERHPGELVQVLRRCSFLVDGDPVGTRGHETVRLAEGGTVEVLPPFAGG